The sequence below is a genomic window from Nilaparvata lugens isolate BPH unplaced genomic scaffold, ASM1435652v1 scaffold7730, whole genome shotgun sequence.
CATCACAGGAAGTGAAAAGGCGTTTGCTGCaggtgaattttttttttttttcttcaaaaaaaaaacattgtaaaagcGTTTGACAATCCCAAGATTACCAAGGTGATTTATGACCTTgtcataaattaaatttaaactttgaagcCCGTCCATTAAGTTCTAAAATTCATATTCTGagtattcaattcatttgaattgtGAAATCCAGCTTGCGCTGGATATAATTATATCGTCATAGACAAATTAAAAACACTCATGTCCATACTAATAACTCTTATTCAAGATGGTATGTTGTGTCACAATGTCAAATAGGTGGACGAAACTTGTCCACCCAAAGAGTAGAAAGGGAGGCTAAGCATTTTATCTTGCAGTGCCTCTACTTTTGTTATAAAGCCTTTTCGTTTCAATGTCTAGTTATTTAAAGGAATTTTTtaagcaactctcaccagcgggcaaagagttatctttttgctggtgatgcctagaaatATTACAATTAATTCAGTTTTTCTTCTTCGTGTATATGCATGTATGTGTAACTGTATTAggtacattttatttttatttttgcacATGTATGTATATGACAGTATAAgtaattgtttgttttcttttgaaataaatgaatttgaatattttttgaatgctTTTTCCAATATTCACAAATTATTCACAAGTGTATTGAGCAGTTTTGAAGTTGTGAAGCATATTCTGAGTAGTACTAGTTCTGAAAAAATTGTGTAAAAAGCATATTCTGAGTAGTAGTTCTGAAAAATTGTCTAAAAAGCATATTATTCTGAGTAgtagttttgaaaaaattgtctAAAAAGCATATTATTCTGAGTAGTAGCTctgaaaaaatgatcaaatctttttaaaattgaattctgAGTCCAATGCAACCGgttatttgttttgtttattcAGGTGCTGACATCAAAGAAATGCAGAGCCAGACATTCTCAAGTAACGTGAAGAAAGGTCTTTTGAAAGATTTCGAAAAGATAAGAGGATGCAGGAAACCTATCATTGCCGCTGTCAATGGTTTTGCTGTAAGTGCATTAGTAAATTTTTCAAGTGTATAGTGTGTAGAAaaacttcaatttcaaattcaattttttaaaattgttttcaattctatttatatttcttaagacgtggcgaagtttgcaCATTAATGtctactctaccacttaaccacgtcgttagcaaaaaatacaaatacattacaaaatatacaGTAGATAGATAATAAAtgccttttatttacactttacaatttcAAAAGTAATGTAGGCGAAATTGAAGCAATAaaagccccctcttccacttaacccCCAAGATAATAAGTCAGTACAGAGATAATAAAGAAATCGAaacaaatttacaataaaatgaagtaaataTGAGAGTTCAATATCGGAGAATGAAAGAAGGccttgaaaaatgagtttttttaataaataaaatctagaAAGATATACATGAGCTGAAtgttttttgttattattattattttgatattgcTACTTGAAAGTTTAGGTCACTTAGGACACTTGAGAATGGGATAAATACCCGGAACTAGTCGTGTCGGCAAtagaataattgaccgagcgaagagaggtctaagattcaagtcgacggtttggcatttctcttaatgtttaaatgtttatatgtttatatgttgcgcatttacggcgaagcgcggtaatagattttcatgaaatttgacaggtatgttccttttttaattacgcgtcgacgtatatgcaaggtttttggaaattttgcttttcaaggataatataaaaggaaaaaggagcctctattagagtaaaaatcagactatagaattatcataaatcagctgacaagtgattacacagatgtgtcgagtagccagtctattgctgtatttccataaggtctatagtttcaatcaggtacttgtggatgaaatactgcgtgaggtctactgttctcagaactactagtataatactattgaataattttttagtCGGCAATAAAATTATACGTCCTACTAGAGTAACATTCCATCAAGACAGGATGGATTTGAATGTATGTAGAAGACAATTCACTTACTTATCACACAGAGGCTGATAAATCTTGTTCCTACTCATTTTGTTGCCAATATGAGCCGGAGCAAAACACTAAATTGCGAGATTGAGCAATGGATAATATCAAATAAAGCTGTAGAAAAAATCTTCTAGGCACCTACTGTttcttgatttattattttttatcatagataatattattgggttgcttttcgtggattaacgtgggtctactttgcggcggaccTAACTccatcgtcctttttcaggatatacaaataacattgaaagtgcttaAGAAggaaaatttgttttgatttttttatcatttagtcagctggaattaattagatgctattcatgtatttttcaattcatttaaaaaagctgATGCCATTTGGCAGGCTGGTATCACACTGACTGTCctttatgcgccgacacatgatttcagctgaataatactcaacatgattatttcatttataagttctatattaatgttaacgtctgtctgcctgtctattgACTGTAATATACGCGTAATTGATAATACTAattgtgatagcagttgctatgacaTTGACAAATTTTCtgtgacaatttttttttgttcagtgtTAAAATTGTGAGTAGAGCTACTATTAGTGTTTACTAACACTCGATTATTCAATGTAGGTAcccatatatttcatttttgtatcactagtagttctgtgaacagtagacctcgcgcagttataacgacgtcccaaaccataagcaaatccacactgatacactaactatttattatttgatcagatcatgcttacacaaggtTTAATCACATATAACTCTTTccagaatttagcgcgagaaaaccagaagacatctaggcgcccagacgagctgttataagttctttgcatcctatttaatagtgcataaaaattgcattcaatgaggcatgcaattatagtctacacatatgctaattttttaccaagttacatagagatattgattgcatgcgtcatggcatgcaatttatagtcaactcgacagctgatttatgatgaataattctatagtctgattttcactgaAGGAGGctccattttcatttaatattatccttgaaatgtataatttcaaaaaaccttgtatatacgtcgacgcgcaattgaaaaggaacataaatatacctgtcaaatttcatgaaaattcattaccgcgtttcgccgtaaatgcgcaatatataaacatttaaacattagagaaattccaaaccgtcgacttgaatcttagacctcacttcgctcgatcaattaattattagtattatctttaatgttgagatcattgaaacgtttttagatatatGTGCAGTTTtgtcattaattttctttttaaattctgtatcggaatcatgtatcatatgaccacgttcctatttgaaaaaagaagttgtattaaaaatgaagttggatgaGTATAGTTTTGAAGCGAtagaaagtatttttttttcaattggaataggatccccatggAACCTAATGTCAATCATACTACTTGTAAAAGAGATATTCaactgtttccataataattctcattaaCTCAGGGTATAATTACAAATTgcggatttcagagatcaatacaacagttcatgagcgagttctataacccaggggtcactagttattctattaaaaaacaaTCACTGTCAGCTGGattataaattacattcaatattttttatataaatacgagtagcccttACAAAGAAAGCAAGTAGGTAATATTGGAGTATGGAGAAAATTCCTCTactctcataatattattatcctggagaaaacacaaattgagtCAGCTGTATTTCGTCTATTTTTGCAAATTGGTTTTTAATGCCTAAGGGCAttaaggaccggtttccgagctcgagatttagttaagttctatactttaaacagctggagtggAAAATTTGCTTGCCAAAATGGGACATagtccacgttcaaattaaattttccaaaaactagAAAGCCGTCaagttttaattgtgattaattccacgagaactcagaaaaaattttccatgattgaatgatttttccatgagaaatcagagaagccgtctcatcaaaaaagtcttctctgattggttctcgtgaaattgatcacggttaaaatttaaccggattttgtgcaaccaggctgTAAATACAGTttttgctgtaaatgcggaCACACATCAAGAGAAAAGCAAAACAGTCAACTTGAATCTCGGACCTCGctttgctcggtcaatgaataatattttatagtctcattatttctttgatcagaagtagatgatgtatATAGCGATATTGGAGTATGAAGGTTTGACTAAAATTACTATTGCCCAGGTCagtagaataattgaaaacgtgaATCTTTTGCTTTGAATGTTTTCTATTATAGTAAGCTATTATATAATTATGGCAACAGGAGTTTATTTTGGATGTTTCTCCataaaagttttttattgatACTACTAGtctatatatcaataataatttttattgatttaaatactattatatatcattaaatattatttattaccccgtcacattatattatgatgaagtGGGGTATCATTTTTCTAAGATTGTGCAAAAACAGTACTGTAGGcctgaaacttttttctgattatTACTTTTGTGAGATAAGGAATAAGTaggtaatcaataatattaaatataaataaaaatactgaaattgagtttttttaaacgaataagtttttcaaatatgattattcttttgagaaaaattctctattcaaaaataccatgaagaaaatATCCATGTACATTTACTGAATCAAAGCTCGTACTGTATATGTCCAACTACATTTTCTATTTCACTTGTGGCTTCAGTTCCATTGTGCATTATGATCACTTGACCTAAGTTTGCaggttaaataatgaaaaaatgaattctttATCTGACATTGCAATTGGATTATAAATGTTGTTTATCCAAGTTGATAAACATTTGGgaatattttgaaaagataTTAGGGAATATTTTGGGACTGTGACATGATACACACCACACACctgaaaataaactattcattttttgaattttccaaatattattattactgtatttttgttctgttgtttttattcatttttataatgaacTTCTTCTGAATGTTTCTTTCAAATGTTGATGATTGTAATTTCACACTACTTTGCAAGAATTCATTAGAAGTAAATGATGACATGCTGAACTTCTGAAAGCAactatttctttttttaattctttatATCATTATTGTATACAATTTTCGTTTTGTCGTTTATATTATGAGAATCTCACTACATGTTTCttacaaattttgatgattgtaattttaCATACTGCATTGacttattgatttaataaaaatatgagCATCTGAAAACAAACTACCGTATTTCcttctttgaatttttatatattgCATATAATTTTTTCTGTCGTTTCTATTATGAGACTCTTCATAAATTTGTTTCTTACAAATGttgatgattgtaattttatgCCTTGGTATTTGAATTTTACTCAAGAGAATATACAAAATCTATCTGATTGTTTTTTCATACTacatttttacttatttttgtaggaaaaataaatatctattattctgattttaattttatatatcattGACTTAtcctgaaaataaaataaaatgtattaagttatgctgaatttatattttccagCTCATGATCTTGGTACCTGATCTGATTTCCCAATAGTAAACCGTTCCTAAactctagaatattcaatgaaaaaatcatTTCGTACAACTTatttccaaagaccttaaagagataatctttaaggtctttgtttatttcatatgatctgaatatgacagaaatattaccgtcCAATAGCGTCCTCAAgttagtttgttatttttttgactACCTATCATACTTTGCCTTCTTGTTTTGAACTTGGAGATATTGTAGATACTAAGTAAATAAGTACCGTAAGCTGGTATCAAAGAAACGTCAACATAAACTGGTTTTTCGAATTCTTTgttcaaaataacataaaacCAATctctaaaatcataattttgcagTTACGGTATGGCTTTTTACTTGTTGAGCACTTGTACGGCTAagcagtatcaacaatgtaactaaggcttcaagtaaagcaattcaaacagttaattttatggatgcaaaacagctgtaatatatttgaaatgctcgataaaaattcaatgtagttattattaaatataactgatttgcgCCTTGTATTTTATGCAAGTTCCCATTATAACAATAGGGCCATTCAAACTTCCCGCCGcttcttgcctctctctgtcataGAGCGTCTTCAGGGATCCACTGCTCCAATGGTTATCTCATGTATACTTTTGAGTCAGGACTCAGTGCCCAGAGccgaacaaaatggcggctgacccGGCAGACTAGAGATCCCATGAACGACAACCGACATCGACCGGTCGATGCTGTTTGCGCGTACTTTTGATATtctctgagtagatttttgcccacacctgtctctatcaggttcccagtgtcgctctgggccgctaaactcagtcggcgactggggagggccgcggcaggggacgagAGTctcggtggggcgtccgtcaccaccctcgctcgggttgggggttgaaacagggctttgagtgctttggaggaatgtttccctcttttaggaaagaggggccgtgctttcgcactgccaaacaggttggtcgcggaaagaagggaacaggaacctgcagtgttagtcgtgagaaagggcttcgtgtcgggactaagtcttagtcctcgggcaccgggtgtcttcccggggtccgggttggttgcggagctctgtaaaggctttccctggccttcccagaggtcctcttgtgatcccgcactggaccggTGCGCTGCGGcagccagcactctggactttcctaagtcctactgccgggcactagctgtcctcccgggtccggatcggccgcggagttgcgggaaggcttttcctggcctccctggacgtcctcttgcgatcccgcactggactagtgcgctgcggcggccagtactctggactttcctaagtcctactggccgggcactagctgtcctcccgggtccggatcggccgcggagttgcgggaaaggcttttcctggccttcctagacgtcctcttgcgatcccgcactggactagtgcgctgcggcggccagtactctggactttcctaagtcctactggccggcactagctgtcctcccgggtccggatcggccgcggagttgcgggaaaggcttttcctggccttcctagacgtcctcttgcgatcccgcactggaccagcgcgctgcggcggccagcactctggactttcctaagtcctactggccgggcactagctgtcctcctggggtccggatcgtccgcggagttgcggaaaggcttttcctggccttcctagacgtcctcttgcgatcccgcactggaccagcgcgctgcggcggccagcactctggactttcctaagtcctactggccggcactagctgtcctcctggggtccggatcgtccgcggagttgcgggaaaagTCTTTCCTGACCTTCCTGGATGTCCTATCTCGCCTCGAtgccccactggtggcctaccaatggggagtcaggtttcgaccaaacctgacatgttgtcgttggtcgaagctggcaacccgtcgtccaaaCAGGTTAAGTGTCGTttaacactcgcccaaacgagtgtagagcagtggagttcactgtgtgagaggctaatcaACTTTAGCCttgacacaactcccggtcgctgaagaaatcggag
It includes:
- the LOC120356729 gene encoding enoyl-CoA hydratase, mitochondrial-like, with the translated sequence SVIEFILTEKKGEKCNVGLITLNRPKALNALCDKLVSELSQAVEHFDNDDSVGALVITGSEKAFAAGADIKEMQSQTFSSNVKKGLLKDFEKIRGCRKPIIAAVNGFAVSAL